A single genomic interval of Mycosarcoma maydis chromosome 8, whole genome shotgun sequence harbors:
- a CDS encoding protein mediates microtubule-dependent mRNA transport codes for MSDSIYAPHNKHKLEAARAADAAADDAATVSALVEPTDSTAQASHAAEQTIDAHQQAGDVEPERCHPHLTRPLLYLSGVDATMTDKELAGLVFDQVLPVRLKIDRTVGEGQTASGTVEFQTLDKAEKAYATVRPPIQLRINQDASIREPHPSAKPRLVKQLPPTSDDAFVYDLFRPFGPLRRAQCLLTNPAGIHTGFKGMAVLEFYSEQDAQRAESEMHCSEVGGKSISVAIDTATRKVSAAAAEFRPSAAAFVPAGSMSPSAPSFDPYPAGSRSVSTGSAASIYATSGAAPTHDTRNGAQKGARVPLQYSSQASTYVDPCNLFIKNLDPNMESNDLFDTFKRFGHIVSARVMRDDNGKSREFGFVSFTTPDEAQQALQAMDNAKLGTKKIIVRLHEPKTMRQEKLAARYNAANADNSDMSSNSPPTEARKADKRQSRSYFKAGVPSDASGLVDEEQLRSLSTVVRNELLSGEFTRRIPKVSSVTEAQLDDVVGELLSLKLADAVEALNNPISLIQRISDAREQLAQKSASTLTAPSPAPLSAEHPAMLGIQAQRSVSSASSTGEGGASVKERERLLKAVISVTESGAPVEDITDMIASLPKKDRALALFNPEFLKQKVDEAKDILDITDESGEDLSPPRASSGSAPVPLSVQTPASAIFKDASNGQSSISPGAAEAYTLSTLAALPAAEIVRLANSQSSSGLPLPKADPATVKATDDFIDSLQGKAAHDQKQKLGDQLFKKIRTFGVKGAPKLTIHLLDSEDLRALAHLMNSYEDVLKEKVQHKVAAGLNK; via the coding sequence ATGTCCGATTCGATTTACGCCCCACATAATaagcacaagctcgaggcagCGCGAGCcgctgatgctgccgccgaTGATGCCGCCACCGTCAGCGCCCTCGTCGAGCCGACCGACTCCACTGCGCAGGCAAGTCACGCTGCGGAGCAAACCATTGATGCGCATCAGCAAGCAGGTGACGTCGAACCTGAACGATGCCATCCTCACCTCACTCGCCCCTTGCTCTACCTTAGCGGTGTCGATGCCACCATGACTGACAAGGAGCTCGCCGGCCTTGTCTTTGATCAAGTACTCCCCGTCCGGCTCAAAATTGACCGCACCGTGGGCGAGGGCCAGACAGCCAGCGGCACCGTCGAGTTCCAGACGCTGGATAAGGCCGAGAAGGCTTATGCTACCGTTCGTCCTCCGATCCAGCTGCGCATCAACCAGGACGCCTCCATCAGAGAGCCGCACCCCTCGGCCAAACCACGTCTTgtcaagcagctgccacCTACATCGGACGACGCGTTCGTATACGACCTCTTCCGTCCTTTCGGTCCGCTCCGACGAGCTCAGTGTCTGCTCACCAATCCAGCCGGCATTCACACCGGCTTCAAGGGTATGGCCGTGCTTGAATTCTACTCTGAACAAGACGCCCAGCGTGCCGAATCCGAGATGCACTGCAGCGAAGTCGGCGGCAAGTCGATCTCTGTTGCCATTGATACCGCTACGCGCAAGgtcagcgctgctgcagccgagtTCCGTCCctcggctgctgcattCGTTCCAGCGGGCAGCATGAGTCCGTCAGCTCCGTCCTTTGACCCTTACCCTGCTGGCTCTCGTTCCGTTTCGACAGGCTCAGCCGCTTCCATCTACGCAACTTCTGGCGCCGCTCCGACTCACGATACCCGCAACGGTGCTCAGAAGGGAGCGCGTGTTCCGCTCCAGTATTCGAGCCAAGCATCTACGTATGTCGACCCTTGCAACCTCTTCATCAAGAACCTCGACCCCAACATGGAATCCAATGACCTCTTCGACACCTTCAAAAGGTTTGGCCACATCGTCTCTGCACGCGTCATGCGCGACGATAACGGCAAGAGCAGAGAATTTGGGTTTGTCAGCTTCACCACTCCTGACGAAGCGCAACAAGCTCTACAAGCAATGGACAATGCCAAACTTGGCACCAAAAAGATCATTGTCCGTCTGCACGAGCCCAAGACGATGCGTCAGGAGAAGCTCGCAGCGCGTTACAACGCTGCCAATGCCGATAACAGTGACAtgagcagcaacagtcCGCCCACAGAGGCTCGCAAAGCCGACAAGCGTCAAAGCAGAAGCTACTTCAAAGCAGGTGTGCCTTCGGATGCCAGCGGTCTTGTAGACGAAGAGCAAttgcgctcgctcagcaCTGTCGTGAGAAACGAGCTCTTGTCTGGCGAATTTACACGAAGAATCCCCAAGGTTTCCTCGGTCACCGAGGCGCAGTTGGACGACGTTGtaggcgagctgctcagtctcaagcttgctgatgccgtcgaggcgctcaaTAACCCAATTTCGCTTATTCAAAGGATCAGCGATGCtcgcgagcagcttgcacAGAAGTCTGCCTCCACTCTGACGGCTCCGAGTCCGGCGCCACTGTCTGCTGAACACCCAGCTATGCTCGGTATTCAGGCTCAGCGTAGCGTAtcaagcgcatcttcgACCGGCGAAGGAGGTGCGTCGGTCAAGGAGAGGGAGAGGCTACTCAAGGCTGTCATCTCCGTCACCGAAAGTGGTGCCCCCGTTGAGGACATCACCGACATGATCGCAAGCCTGCCAAAGAAGGATCGTGCCCTTGCGCTCTTCAATCCAGAGTTTCTCAAGCAAAAAGTGGACGAAGCCAAGGACATTCTCGACATCACCGACGAAAGTGGCGAAGATCTTTCGCCTCCTCGTGCTTCCAGTGGGAGCGCTCCGGTGCCATTGTCAGTGCAGACGCCTGCTTCTGCTATTTTCAAAGATGCCAGCAACGGCCAGAGCTCCATCTCGCCTGGCGCTGCTGAGGCTTACACATTATCCAcgcttgctgcgcttccTGCAGCCGAGATTGTGCGCTTGGCCAACTCCCAATCCAGCTCCGGTCTGCCTCTCCCTAAAGCGGATCCAGCGACGGTCAAGGCAACCGACGATTTCATCGACTCGCTTCAGGGCAAAGCAGCGCACGatcagaagcagaagctgGGTGATCAGCTCTTCAAAAAGATCCGTACGTTCGGCGTCAAAGGCGCACCCAAGCTCACCATCCACTTGTTGGATTCCGAAGACTTGCGGGCGCTGGCGCATCTCATGAACTCGTACGAGGACGTGCTCAAGGAAAAAGTTCAGCACAAGGTTGCTGCAGGTCTGAACAAgtga
- a CDS encoding effector family protein Eff1-3 — MCCLLLLPVLYLAFHVAQAAPAGPGDRETDWQHYLHGWSPQQSPISPSQHQGPWSGSSQSSVGPQHPAANNWSPANAPNSQFWGGHANDAQPSQSWDHALTPPYSFSTHDYSYTPPELKPEDLEFLHDALRDSDTDAPRPGGESRFVGDSVAANVVDPLGLGQREASASSVQPKVVGEDSQVERQKRANRRRRVGWAAEPESLRMIPYVEPLRKDGELSAAIVFKPSEKLIQDISSRIFAGKLRVVDERLFSYFHMNDYYRKWPMYRRSRRLSLFSTTATGGRTKLNIHMTDHHTFGQSKRLKGTVLENKRYYMFFGVPETLKAKNTIEYYGAGYINAEDHPAVDRHLEPLLDELKAAAETRL; from the coding sequence ATGTGTTGCCTACTCTTGCTTCCTGTCTTGTATCTAGCCTTTCATGTCGCTCAGGCTGCCCCAGCCGGCCCGGGTGATCGTGAAACCGACTGGCAACACTACCTACACGGATGGTCTCCGCAGCAAAGCCCCATCTCGCCGAGTCAACATCAAGGTCCGTGGTCAGGTTCCTCTCAATCAAGCGTTGGACCGCAGCACCCAGCCGCCAACAATTGGTCGCCTGCAAACGCACCCAACTCCCAGTTCTGGGGAGGGCACGCCAATGATGCCCAGCCCTCTCAGTCATGGGATCATGCGCTGACGCCGCCATATTCGTTCTCGACACACGACTACTCGTATACGCCTCCCGAGCTGAAACCGGAAGACCTCGAGTTTCTTCATGATGCTCTGAGGGATTCAGACACCGATGCACCTCGCCCAGGCGGTGAATCCAGGTTTGTCGGAGACAGTGTTGCAGCGAATGTAGTTGATCCTCTTGGATTGGGCCAACGCGAAGCGAGTGCGAGCTCAGTGCAACCAAAGGTTGTCGGGGAAGACTCTCAAGTTGAACGTCAGAAACGTGCTAACAGGCGAAGAAGAGTGGGTTGGGCAGCCGAGCCAGAATCGTTGCGAATGATTCCTTATGTGGAGCCACTGAGAAAGGATGGCGAACTATCGGCGGCGATCGTTTTCAAACCtagcgagaagctcatCCAGGACATAAGCTCTCGAATTTTTGCTGGCAAACTGCGCGTGGTTGATGAGCGTCTCTTTTCCTATTTTCATATGAACGACTACTACAGAAAGTGGCCGATGTATAGGCGCAGTCGTCGTCTTTCTCTTTTCAGCACAACCGCAACAGGCGGAAggaccaagctcaacatACACATGACGGACCATCACACTTTCGGTCAAAGCAAGAGGCTTAAAGGGACCGTACTCGAAAACAAACGCTACTACATGTTTTTCGGCGTGCCCGAGACGCTGAAGGCAAAGAACACCATCGAGTATTACGGCGCCGGCTACATCAACGCGGAAGACCATCCTGCTGTCGACCGACACCTTGAGCCATTGCTGGATGAATTGaaagctgcagccgagacTCGATTGTAG